A region from the Benincasa hispida cultivar B227 chromosome 12, ASM972705v1, whole genome shotgun sequence genome encodes:
- the LOC120067702 gene encoding transcription factor EGL1-like isoform X1, protein MANGLENCDSESGFLRKQLAVAVKSIQWSYAIFWSPSTRQHGVLEWCDGYYNGDIKTRKTVQAEDVHVDNMGLHRSEQLRELYKSLLEGESEQQAKKPPASLSPEDLSDAEWYYLVCMSFFFNQGQGLPGRALADDQTIWLCNAQYAESSVFSRSLLAKSASIQTVVCFPCLGGVIELGVIEQVSEDPSLLQHVKDFLLKFSKSICSKKPSSAAYKDDNGKEPMTVKSDNVEVLAIENLYCLTGVKFNGKAINEIQRKNNKFGIDSLDDFSNGCEQYHQMEDPLRLEGVEGGASRFHSLQFLDDDFSYGFQDSMNPSDCISEALANQEKVSSSPRSKGANDLPLEELQNSNHTKSGSLDLRSDEDMHYKRTIFTILGSSTQLVGSALLHNFSSRSSFVPWKKGMTETHTPPMQQRMLKKILFTVPLLSSGCSLNGLKGGEQSISEQGNNDFCTKNVMHDKLRENEKFMALKSMLPSLNEINKVSILNDTIKYLKMLEARVQELETCMDSLYYEERFRRKYLDMVEQTSDNYDYEKIEGSLKPSTNKRKACELDETDLKLKNGIPKDGHKLDVKVSMKDQEVLVDMHCPYREYILVDVMDALNDLQLDAYSVQSSDHNGVFSLTLKSKFRGIVAASVGMIKLALLKVANKS, encoded by the exons ATGGCTAATGGACTTGAAAACTGTGACAGCGAATCTGGGTTTCTCAGAAAGCAGCTTGCTGTTGCTGTCAAGAGCATCCAATGGAGCTATGCGATTTTCTGGTCACCATCGACTAGGCAACATGG GGTGCTGGAATGGTGCGATGGCTACTACAATGGCGACATCAAGACGAGGAAAACAGTTCAAGCTGAGGATGTCCATGTCGATAATATGGGCTTACACAGAAGTGAACAATTGAGAGAGCTCTACAAGTCTCTCTTAGAAGGCGAAAGTGAACAACAAGCGAAAAAGCCTCCTGCCTCTTTGTCTCCTGAAGATCTATCTGATGCAGAATGGTATTACTTGGTTTGCATGTCCTTCTTTTTCAATCAAGGCCAAGG TTTGCCTGGAAGAGCGTTAGCTGATGATCAAACTATCTGGTTATGCAATGCTCAATATGCGGAGAGTAGTGTATTCTCTCGCTCCTTGCTTGCAAAG AGTGCATCAATTCAG ACTGTGGTTTGCTTTCCTTGCCTTGGCGGTGTTATTGAACTAGGTGTAATTGAGCAG GTCTCGGAGGATCCTAGTCTTCTTCAACACGTCAAGGATTTTTTACTGAAGTTCTCAAAGTCAATATGTTCTAAGAAACCTTCTTCCGCTGCTTATAAAGATGATAATGGTAAAGAACCGATGACTGTGAAATCTGACAATGTTGAAGTTTTGGCAATCGAGAACCTCTACTGCTTGACAGGCGTGAAATTTAATGGGAAGGCAATAAATGAGATTCAAAGGAAAAACAATAAGTTCGGCATTGACTCTCTCGATGATTTTTCAAATGGTTGTGAACAATATCACCAAATGGAAGATCCTTTAAGACTTGAAGGTGTCGAGGGAGGGGCTTCTCGTTTCCACAGTTTGCAATTTCTGGATGATGACTTCAGTTATGGTTTTCAAGATTCCATGAATCCTAGTGACTGTATTTCTGAAGCTTTGGCAAATCAGGAGAAAGTCTCATCTTCTCCAAGATCGAAAGGTGCTAACGATTTACCTTTGGAAGAACTTCAAAACTCGAATCACACTAAATCAGGTTCCTTAGATCTCAGATCTGATGAAGACATGCACTACAAGAGAACTATCTTCACCATTTTGGGAAGTTCAACTCAACTAGTTGGAAGTGCCCTTCTCCATAATTTCTCGAGCAGATCCAGTTTCGTGCCATGGAAGAAAGGAATGACTGAGACACACACGCCCCCCATGCAACAAAGAATGTTAAAGAAGATTTTGTTTACAGTTCCATTATTATCTTCTGGTTGTTCTCTAAATGGCCTCAAGGGTGGGGAACAGTCGATCTCGGAACAGGGTAACAATgatttctgcacaaaaaatgtCATGCATGAcaaattgagagaaaatgaaaaatttatggCCCTCAAGTCAATGTTACCTTCACTTAATGAG ATCAACAAAGTGTCGATACTCAATGATACAATCAAATATCTGAAGATGCTTGAAGCAAGAGTACAGGAGTTAGAAACTTGCATGGATTCATTATATTATGAAGAAAGATTCAGAAGGAAATATCTTGACATGGTGGAGCAGACTTCAGATAACTATGACTATGAAAAGATTGAAGGCAGCTTAAAACCTTCAACCAACAAAAGAAAAGCCTGTGAATTGGATGAAACTGACCTGAAGCTGAAGAACGGCATTCCCAAAGATGGCCATAAGCTAGATGTGAAAGTCAGCATGaaagaccaagaagttcttgTTGACATGCACTGTCCTTACCGAGAATATATATTGGTTGACGTCATGGATGCTTTGAACGATTTGCAACTGGACGCCTACTCTGTTCAATCTTCTGATCATAATGGTGTTTTCTCCTTGACCCTCAAGTCTAAG TTTCGAGGGATAGTGGCTGCATCAGTTGGGATGATCAAACTAGCACTTCTGAAAGTTGCCAACAAGAGCTGA
- the LOC120067702 gene encoding transcription factor EGL1-like isoform X2, producing the protein MACESGFLRKQLAVAVKSIQWSYAIFWSPSTRQHGVLEWCDGYYNGDIKTRKTVQAEDVHVDNMGLHRSEQLRELYKSLLEGESEQQAKKPPASLSPEDLSDAEWYYLVCMSFFFNQGQGLPGRALADDQTIWLCNAQYAESSVFSRSLLAKSASIQTVVCFPCLGGVIELGVIEQVSEDPSLLQHVKDFLLKFSKSICSKKPSSAAYKDDNGKEPMTVKSDNVEVLAIENLYCLTGVKFNGKAINEIQRKNNKFGIDSLDDFSNGCEQYHQMEDPLRLEGVEGGASRFHSLQFLDDDFSYGFQDSMNPSDCISEALANQEKVSSSPRSKGANDLPLEELQNSNHTKSGSLDLRSDEDMHYKRTIFTILGSSTQLVGSALLHNFSSRSSFVPWKKGMTETHTPPMQQRMLKKILFTVPLLSSGCSLNGLKGGEQSISEQGNNDFCTKNVMHDKLRENEKFMALKSMLPSLNEINKVSILNDTIKYLKMLEARVQELETCMDSLYYEERFRRKYLDMVEQTSDNYDYEKIEGSLKPSTNKRKACELDETDLKLKNGIPKDGHKLDVKVSMKDQEVLVDMHCPYREYILVDVMDALNDLQLDAYSVQSSDHNGVFSLTLKSKFRGIVAASVGMIKLALLKVANKS; encoded by the exons ATGGCTTG CGAATCTGGGTTTCTCAGAAAGCAGCTTGCTGTTGCTGTCAAGAGCATCCAATGGAGCTATGCGATTTTCTGGTCACCATCGACTAGGCAACATGG GGTGCTGGAATGGTGCGATGGCTACTACAATGGCGACATCAAGACGAGGAAAACAGTTCAAGCTGAGGATGTCCATGTCGATAATATGGGCTTACACAGAAGTGAACAATTGAGAGAGCTCTACAAGTCTCTCTTAGAAGGCGAAAGTGAACAACAAGCGAAAAAGCCTCCTGCCTCTTTGTCTCCTGAAGATCTATCTGATGCAGAATGGTATTACTTGGTTTGCATGTCCTTCTTTTTCAATCAAGGCCAAGG TTTGCCTGGAAGAGCGTTAGCTGATGATCAAACTATCTGGTTATGCAATGCTCAATATGCGGAGAGTAGTGTATTCTCTCGCTCCTTGCTTGCAAAG AGTGCATCAATTCAG ACTGTGGTTTGCTTTCCTTGCCTTGGCGGTGTTATTGAACTAGGTGTAATTGAGCAG GTCTCGGAGGATCCTAGTCTTCTTCAACACGTCAAGGATTTTTTACTGAAGTTCTCAAAGTCAATATGTTCTAAGAAACCTTCTTCCGCTGCTTATAAAGATGATAATGGTAAAGAACCGATGACTGTGAAATCTGACAATGTTGAAGTTTTGGCAATCGAGAACCTCTACTGCTTGACAGGCGTGAAATTTAATGGGAAGGCAATAAATGAGATTCAAAGGAAAAACAATAAGTTCGGCATTGACTCTCTCGATGATTTTTCAAATGGTTGTGAACAATATCACCAAATGGAAGATCCTTTAAGACTTGAAGGTGTCGAGGGAGGGGCTTCTCGTTTCCACAGTTTGCAATTTCTGGATGATGACTTCAGTTATGGTTTTCAAGATTCCATGAATCCTAGTGACTGTATTTCTGAAGCTTTGGCAAATCAGGAGAAAGTCTCATCTTCTCCAAGATCGAAAGGTGCTAACGATTTACCTTTGGAAGAACTTCAAAACTCGAATCACACTAAATCAGGTTCCTTAGATCTCAGATCTGATGAAGACATGCACTACAAGAGAACTATCTTCACCATTTTGGGAAGTTCAACTCAACTAGTTGGAAGTGCCCTTCTCCATAATTTCTCGAGCAGATCCAGTTTCGTGCCATGGAAGAAAGGAATGACTGAGACACACACGCCCCCCATGCAACAAAGAATGTTAAAGAAGATTTTGTTTACAGTTCCATTATTATCTTCTGGTTGTTCTCTAAATGGCCTCAAGGGTGGGGAACAGTCGATCTCGGAACAGGGTAACAATgatttctgcacaaaaaatgtCATGCATGAcaaattgagagaaaatgaaaaatttatggCCCTCAAGTCAATGTTACCTTCACTTAATGAG ATCAACAAAGTGTCGATACTCAATGATACAATCAAATATCTGAAGATGCTTGAAGCAAGAGTACAGGAGTTAGAAACTTGCATGGATTCATTATATTATGAAGAAAGATTCAGAAGGAAATATCTTGACATGGTGGAGCAGACTTCAGATAACTATGACTATGAAAAGATTGAAGGCAGCTTAAAACCTTCAACCAACAAAAGAAAAGCCTGTGAATTGGATGAAACTGACCTGAAGCTGAAGAACGGCATTCCCAAAGATGGCCATAAGCTAGATGTGAAAGTCAGCATGaaagaccaagaagttcttgTTGACATGCACTGTCCTTACCGAGAATATATATTGGTTGACGTCATGGATGCTTTGAACGATTTGCAACTGGACGCCTACTCTGTTCAATCTTCTGATCATAATGGTGTTTTCTCCTTGACCCTCAAGTCTAAG TTTCGAGGGATAGTGGCTGCATCAGTTGGGATGATCAAACTAGCACTTCTGAAAGTTGCCAACAAGAGCTGA